CAGGGCACGGCGTTCGACGCCTCGCAGGAATGCGGACAGGGCACCCGCTGCAGTAGAGGAAACAGGGGCGTTCACAGCCGTCATAGCAACTCCATCAAGTGCCGAAATGATAGCGAGTGCGCCCGCGCAGGGGGATGCCGATACGGGTCACGTGCGACTACCGCGGTGATGTAGATGGCTTGACAGCGGCGCAGGTTGTGCACAGCACCAACAAAATCGGCAGAAAACCGGCAGGTGAAGCCGGCGTCACCCATGTGTCAGCTGTGTTTCACAGCCATCTTCTTGATTTACATACATTTAGTTGTGTGGCTATTTTTTGACCAACCCAGGCTTCACTGCGGAACTCCCTGACAAACAGCTCGGAGTTCGACACTCGCACACAGACTTATCCACAGAAGATGTGGATAAGACCGAATCTCCAATGGCCACGGATATTTAGCTCCTATTTAGGTTCCACGGCGCCATGCGGCGATCGGTTTCGTGCGCTGAACAGGGCCGGTTCGGGCCGCTACACTGGCGCGATGCTGCCCCCCGATCCAGCCCCCCTGCTGACCCTGGAAAGTGCCCCGGCGCCGCTGCCGGATGCCCCCTCCCTCCAGGTTGCCCTGCCCCTGCCGCTGCCGCAGTGGTTCGACTACGCGCCGCCGCCGGGAGCGCCGCCCGGGCCTGGCATGGTCGGTCGCCGGCTGCGGGTGCCGTTCGGCTCGCGCGAGCTGGTGGGCGTGGTGGCCGGGATCGGTACGGTGACCGACGGCAACGCGCTGCGCGCTGCCGTGGAATGGCTGGACCCGGCGCCGCTGCTGGGCGGCGAGCTGTGGACCTCGCTGCAGTGGCTGGCACGCTATACCCATGCGCCGCTGGGCGAGGTGGTCAGCACCGCCCTGCCCGCGCCATTGCGCCGTGGTGAGCCGGTGCCCGACACCCATCGCTGGGGCTGGCAGCTCACTGCCGAAGGACTCGAACACCGCGCCAAGCTGCGGGCCGGCACCCGTCCGCACCGCCTGGCCGAACAGCTGGCCGGCGGCAGCGTGGACGAGGACCTGCTCGACGAGGCGATGGACGACTGGCGCAGCGCGGCGCGCTCGCTGGCCAAGCGCGGCCTGGTCGAGCGCATCGCGCTGGAGCACGCCCCGGCGATGCCGGCCCTGCGGCCGGGGCCGACCCCGAATGCGGAGCAGGCCAACGCCATCGCCGCGATCACCGCCCACGCGCGGTTCGGCGCGTTCCTGCTCGACGGGGTGACCGGCAGCGGCAAGACCGAGGTGTACCTGCAGGCCATCGTGGACTGCCTGGCCCGCGGCCGGCAGGCGCTGGTGCTGGTGCCCGAGATCGGGCTGACCCCGCAGACGCTCGCGCGCTTCCGCAGCCGCCTGGGCATTGCGGTGCACGTGCTGCATTCGGGCCTGAACGACAACGAGCGCGCACGGGTCTGGGCGGCCACCGCGCGCGGCGAGGCACAGGTGATCGTGGGCACGCGCTCGGCGGTGTTCACCCCGTTGCCCAACGCCGGGCTGATCGTGGTCGATGAAGAGCACGACGGCAGTTACAAGCAACAGGACGGCATTCGTTACCACGCGCGCGATTTCGCGCTGGTGCGGGCCAAGGCGCTGGATGTGCCGGTGGTACTGGGCAGCGCCACGCCGTCGCTGGAATCACTGCACAACGCACATGCCGGCCGCTACACCCATCTGCGCCTGAAACAGCGCGCAGGCGAGGCGCGCCCGCCGCGGGTGCGGGTGCTGGACGTGCGCAAGCGCCCGTTGAAGGACGGCCTTTCGCCCGAGGTGATGGAAGGCATCGGCCAGCACCTGGCGGCCGGCCACCAGGTGCTGGTGTTCAAGAACCGCCGCGGTTACGCACCGGTGCTGCTGTGCCACGACTGCGGCTGGACCGCGCCCTGCAAACGCTGCGATGCGCCGATGACCGTGCACGCCGGCGGCCGCCGGCTGCAATGCCACCACTGCGGCGCGCGCCAGCCGGCGCCACTGGCCTGCCCCGACTGCGCCAGCCTGGCGCTGCAGCCACAGGGCATCGGCACCGAGCGGCTGGAAGAACACCTGGCGGAAGCCTTCGCCGATTTCCCGGTGATCCGCATCGACCGCGGCACCACCAACCGGCGCGACGCGCTGGAGACCCAACTTGCCACGCTGGGCGACCGCGCCGGCATCCTGGTCGGCACCCAGATCCTGGCCAAGGGCCACGACCTGCCCAAGCTGACCCTGGTGGTGGTGGTGGGCATCGACGAGGGACTGTTCTCCGCCGATTTCCGCGCCAGCGAGAAACTGGCCCAGCAGCTGATCCAGGTGGCCGGGCGCGCGGGGCGCGCCACCGATGCCGGCGAAGTCTGGCTGCAGACCCATCACCCCGGGCACCCGTTGCTGGAAACACTGGTCAACGGGGGCTACCACGCCTTCGCCGACGCCGAGCTGCAGCAGCGCGAAGCGGC
This is a stretch of genomic DNA from Stenotrophomonas rhizophila. It encodes these proteins:
- a CDS encoding primosomal protein N', producing MLPPDPAPLLTLESAPAPLPDAPSLQVALPLPLPQWFDYAPPPGAPPGPGMVGRRLRVPFGSRELVGVVAGIGTVTDGNALRAAVEWLDPAPLLGGELWTSLQWLARYTHAPLGEVVSTALPAPLRRGEPVPDTHRWGWQLTAEGLEHRAKLRAGTRPHRLAEQLAGGSVDEDLLDEAMDDWRSAARSLAKRGLVERIALEHAPAMPALRPGPTPNAEQANAIAAITAHARFGAFLLDGVTGSGKTEVYLQAIVDCLARGRQALVLVPEIGLTPQTLARFRSRLGIAVHVLHSGLNDNERARVWAATARGEAQVIVGTRSAVFTPLPNAGLIVVDEEHDGSYKQQDGIRYHARDFALVRAKALDVPVVLGSATPSLESLHNAHAGRYTHLRLKQRAGEARPPRVRVLDVRKRPLKDGLSPEVMEGIGQHLAAGHQVLVFKNRRGYAPVLLCHDCGWTAPCKRCDAPMTVHAGGRRLQCHHCGARQPAPLACPDCASLALQPQGIGTERLEEHLAEAFADFPVIRIDRGTTNRRDALETQLATLGDRAGILVGTQILAKGHDLPKLTLVVVVGIDEGLFSADFRASEKLAQQLIQVAGRAGRATDAGEVWLQTHHPGHPLLETLVNGGYHAFADAELQQREAAGFPPFAHLALMRAEAQQVEHANAMLMAVRELIAHECPVERFGPMPAPMPRRAGYQRTQLLLSAPARRPLHALLDQIMPQVYGLPQARKVRWSLDVDPTDLY